In Negativicutes bacterium, the genomic stretch ATCCTCTTCATCTCTAATTGTGCCTTGAACACTGCGAAAGGAATGGATTTTAAAATGAAAGGCAACATCGGCGTGAAGCCGGCAGCAACTGGTCTTGTAATGCAAAAGCCGTTCCGCTAAAGTAACGCAACAACAGGAAAGCAAGGTCGTTTTGTTTTGAAGCAATTTGCATCGGCTGGGAAACCGTCGATACCAGGAAAGGAGTCTGGAGTGTGAAGAAGAATCGAAATCTGCGAATTGGCCTGGCGGTCTTACTCTTGCTCGCTGTGGGCTGGTCAGTCTACTATTTCAGCCAAAAACCGCCTGAACCGGAAACGAAAGCAGAACCGGAGAAAAATTTCGTGCCGCAACTGTCTCTGAAGATTACAGCCGAACTGAATGGCGAGGTCAAAGAGGTCAAAGATTATCTGATTCTCACAACTCGCTGGCAGGATCAGGTTTATGCATTTGACGCTTATCGAACCGTCTTCCATAAGCGGTTTGTGACGGAAAACAATTTGCCGCAGGTCATTGCCCAGGACAGTAAGGTGAACATACAGTTTCTCGCCGACTTGCCGCAGGAGGTTCAACTCGAACGTGATTTTTATACCTTTGACATTCTGCAGCCTGACGCCAAACCACCGCTCACTGATCTTAGCGCAGAAGTGAAGCTGAGCAAAGAGGAAAAAGGCAGCGGCGGCAGCGCGAGTTTTCAGGTAGCGTATGGGGAATATACCTTCCTTTATTATACTTTGCATTGCCTGTGGCAGAATCAAAATGAATTGACCATCGCAATTCCCATGATGGCGAACAGCATGAAATAAAGCAGCAAAAAAGCAATGGTGTCACTTGGCGGTGACGCCGTTGCTTTTTTGCTGCTTTACCGGGGTAAAAATCGGCGATTCGGGGAAGATGGTTGCCTGAGCCGCCGCCAGTTTCTAGTCGCGTTTGCGCCGGATGTAGTGGGTATGCAGTAATTCATGCGCTTTATGACTGTTCGGCCGATCAAGAAAATCTGCGTAGAGTTTCTGCAGATCGGGATTCTCATGTGAGCGGCGAATTGTTTTGGCTGCATCCGCACGATACAAACCGGCAGCTCTTGTTTTTAAGATTTCCATATTGCCGTGATGGTAGGGCTGTCCGGCTCCGCCGATACAACCGCCGGGGCAAGCCATGACTTCGATAAAGTGATACGGGCAGCTGCCGGCCTGGATTGACTCCATTAAGGTTCTGGCGTTGCGCAGCGTATTGGCGATGGCAACTTTGACTGCCATATCACCGATCATCACAGTCGCTTCTTTGATCCCTTCAAAACCACGTACAGCACAGAAGTCCACTTTTTCCAGACGCTGGCCGGTCATGGTTTCATAAGCTGTGCGCAGAGCCGCTTCCATCACACCGCCGGTGTTGCCAAAAATAACGGAAGCGCCGCTGCTTTCCCCCATCGGGCGGTCAAAATCACTGTCGCTCAAAGTGTCAAATCGGATGCCGGAGTGCTTGATCATATGAGCTAATTCGCGGGTTGAGATAACGATATCGACATCCTGTAAGGCTTGATTGCTCAACTCCGGTCGGTTATTTTCGTATTTTTTGGCCAAACACGGCATAACGGAAACAACAACCAAATTCTTCAGATCGTAGCCCAGTTTCTCGGCATAATACGCTTTCAAGACAGCGCCCAACATTTCATGGGGAGATTTGCAGGTAGAGAGATGCGGCAGCAGATCGGGAAATTTATGTTCCATAAACTTGATCCAGGCCGGGCAGCAACTGGTCAGCATGGGCAGAACGCCGCCTTCTTTGATGCGGCTGATCAACTCAGCGGCTTCTTCCATTATGGTCAGATCAGCGGCGAAATCGGTATCGACAACCTTATCAAAACCCAGGCGCTTTAATGCGGTGACCATTTTGCCGGTGACATTGGTGCCGGACGGATAACCGAATTCTTCACCCAAAGCGACCCGCACAGCAGGGGCAGTCTGGACCACCACAATTTTATGCGGGTTGCGGATTTCTTTAAATACGGCAGGACTATTATCCACTTCCGTTAAAGCAGCGGTAGGACAAACGGCGACACACTGTCCGCAGAAAGTGCAGGAGGTGTCAATCATGGGAATATGAAAAGCGGTATCGATGCGTGTGTCATAACCGCGGCGTACACCGGAGTAGATGCCCATTTTCTGCACTTCGTTGCACACAGTTTCGCAGCGCCGGCAGAGAATACACTTTGTGGTATCCCGCACGATGGAAAAACTGGAAGTATCCGCTGCCGCTTCGGGGACAGGCGACTCAAAAGGCAAGTGTTCAATCCCCATTTCGCTGGAAAGCGCTTTCAATTCACAGGAATCGTTGCGTTTACAAGTCAGGCAGTTATGCGGATGGTTAGAAAGCAGCAGTTCCAGGATGGTTTTACGGGTTTCCACAGCGCGGGCTGAGTCCGTGCGGATGACCATACCTTCGATCACATTGGTGGAGCAGGAGGGAGCCAGATTCTTGCGGCCGACGATTTCTACCAGACAGACACGACAGGAACTGGACTGACATTTCACGTCAACATCCGGTAGATTCATATAGCAGAGAGAGGGAATTTTGATGCCGATGGCTTTGGCGGCATCCAAAATTGTAGTACCGGCTTCAACGGAGACCGCTAAGCCATTGATGGTCAGATTGACGATAGACATAGGACCGATCTCCTCCTATTTCTGTATAATGGCTTTCCGGGGGCATTTGCTGGCGCAGATACCGCATTTTAAGCACTTGCTTTGGTCAATGATGTGAGGTTGGCGAACTGCGCCTTTGATGCAATTGGCGGGGCAATTCTTCGCGCAAAGAGTGCAGCCAATGCAGAGTTCGGGCTGGACTTCATACTGCAGCAAAGCGGTGCAGACACCGGCAGGACAGCTTTTTTCCTGAATATGCGCGATATACTCGTCACGGAAATAATGCAAAGTACTCAATACCGGATTGGGAGAGGACTGACCCAATCCGCAGAGGGAAGCTTCTTTAATGATATTGCCCAAAGATTCCAATTGATCCAAATCTGCCATGGTGCCTTCCCCTTGAGTGATTCGCTGCAGGATTTCCAGTAAATATTTATTACCGAAACGGCAGGGCGTACATTTCCCGCAGGATTCTTCCACGCTAAAACCGAGATAGAATTTGGCGAGATTGACCATGCAAGTGGTTTCATCCAGAACGATCATGCCGCCGGAACCCATCATCGTGCCGATCTTTTGTAAAGACTCGTAATCAATCGGTGTGTCCAAATGCTGCGCGGGAATGCAGCCGCCGGAAGGACCGCCGGTCTGCACGGCTTTCAAAGCTTTGTTGCCGACGATACCGCCGCCGATTTCATAAATGATTTCACGCAGGGTCGTACCCATGGGAACTTCGATCAAACCGACATTGTTGACTTTCCCGGCCAAAGCGAACACTTTCGTGCCGGCGCATTTTTCGGTTCCGATGGTTCGAAACCAATCAGGACCATTGTTGATGATAGGGCAGATATTGGCAAGTGTTTCAACGTTGTTGATCACGGTCGGTTTCCCATAGATCCCTTTATTGGCGGGATAAGGAGGCTTGTTGCGCGGTTCCCCGCGGTTCCCTTCTACCGAAGCGATCAAAGCGGTTTCTTCCCCGCAGACAAAGGCACCGGCGCCTAAACGCAGTTCGATTTCAAAAGAAAAATCGCTGCCCATGATATGCTGACCGAGTAAGCCAGCTTCTCTGGCTTTTTCAATCGAAAAAACCAAACGACGGATTGCACTGGGATATTCGGCGCGGATATAAATGAAACCCTGGTTGGCGCCGATGGCATAACCGGCGATGGCCATAGCTTCCAGGATGCTGTGAGGATCGCCTTCCAGAACGGAGCGGTCCATAAACGCGCCCGGATCGCCTTCATCCGCGTTGCAGCAGATATATTTTTGCGGTTCTTTTTCCACTGCGGTAAAAGCCCATTTATTGCCGGTAGGGAAGCCGGCGCCGCCGCGGCCGCGCAAGCCGGATCTTTTCACTGTTTCAATGACATCTTGCGGCGTCATTGAGGTAATGCATTTTCCCAAAGCCAAATAACCTTTTTGAGAGATGTATTCTTCCAGGCTGGCAGGATTGATCACGCCGCAGTTACGGGTGGCGATGCGGACTTGTTTCTTAAAAAAAACAGCGTCATCATAGTTGGTTATGGCGTTTCCTTCCCGGGCGCCTAACAGCAGATGTTCCACATAATGACCGTCGCGCAGATGAGAAGTGACAATTTCCTCTACATGATCCGGCGTGATCTTCGTGTACATGATGCGTTCCGGATGCACCACCACAACAGGACCTTGTGAGCAAAGTCCAAAGCAGCCGGTCCGGATAATCTTCACTTTATCCGTTAAACCGTATTTTGCAACGGCAGCATCCAATTGATCGGCAATACCGAGTGAGTTGGAAGCCGCGCAGCCGGTATCGGCGCAGACCATGACGTGGATTTCCGCGCTGTCCGCCCGACAGCCTTCGGGCAGCCGGATAAAATCAGGTGCAAGATTCTCTTTTCTTAAGCGAAGATTTGTCCTGACTTTTTCCTTTTCATAGAGAGCAAGCAGTTGCGTATAGGAAGTGATCGGTTGCATTCTTATACACCCCCTTCGATTTGGCTGTATTCACTGAGAATTTGAGCGACATCCTCCGGTTTGACATGGCCATAGACTTTGTTATTGATCATCACGACCGGCGCTAAACTGCAGGCGCCGACACAGCGCACCGGAGTGATGGAAAATTTAAAATCAGGCGTCGTTTCTCCGCTTTTGATCTGAAGTTGATTTTCAA encodes the following:
- a CDS encoding [FeFe] hydrogenase, group A is translated as MSIVNLTINGLAVSVEAGTTILDAAKAIGIKIPSLCYMNLPDVDVKCQSSSCRVCLVEIVGRKNLAPSCSTNVIEGMVIRTDSARAVETRKTILELLLSNHPHNCLTCKRNDSCELKALSSEMGIEHLPFESPVPEAAADTSSFSIVRDTTKCILCRRCETVCNEVQKMGIYSGVRRGYDTRIDTAFHIPMIDTSCTFCGQCVAVCPTAALTEVDNSPAVFKEIRNPHKIVVVQTAPAVRVALGEEFGYPSGTNVTGKMVTALKRLGFDKVVDTDFAADLTIMEEAAELISRIKEGGVLPMLTSCCPAWIKFMEHKFPDLLPHLSTCKSPHEMLGAVLKAYYAEKLGYDLKNLVVVSVMPCLAKKYENNRPELSNQALQDVDIVISTRELAHMIKHSGIRFDTLSDSDFDRPMGESSGASVIFGNTGGVMEAALRTAYETMTGQRLEKVDFCAVRGFEGIKEATVMIGDMAVKVAIANTLRNARTLMESIQAGSCPYHFIEVMACPGGCIGGAGQPYHHGNMEILKTRAAGLYRADAAKTIRRSHENPDLQKLYADFLDRPNSHKAHELLHTHYIRRKRD
- a CDS encoding NADH-quinone oxidoreductase subunit NuoF, with amino-acid sequence MQPITSYTQLLALYEKEKVRTNLRLRKENLAPDFIRLPEGCRADSAEIHVMVCADTGCAASNSLGIADQLDAAVAKYGLTDKVKIIRTGCFGLCSQGPVVVVHPERIMYTKITPDHVEEIVTSHLRDGHYVEHLLLGAREGNAITNYDDAVFFKKQVRIATRNCGVINPASLEEYISQKGYLALGKCITSMTPQDVIETVKRSGLRGRGGAGFPTGNKWAFTAVEKEPQKYICCNADEGDPGAFMDRSVLEGDPHSILEAMAIAGYAIGANQGFIYIRAEYPSAIRRLVFSIEKAREAGLLGQHIMGSDFSFEIELRLGAGAFVCGEETALIASVEGNRGEPRNKPPYPANKGIYGKPTVINNVETLANICPIINNGPDWFRTIGTEKCAGTKVFALAGKVNNVGLIEVPMGTTLREIIYEIGGGIVGNKALKAVQTGGPSGGCIPAQHLDTPIDYESLQKIGTMMGSGGMIVLDETTCMVNLAKFYLGFSVEESCGKCTPCRFGNKYLLEILQRITQGEGTMADLDQLESLGNIIKEASLCGLGQSSPNPVLSTLHYFRDEYIAHIQEKSCPAGVCTALLQYEVQPELCIGCTLCAKNCPANCIKGAVRQPHIIDQSKCLKCGICASKCPRKAIIQK